A genomic window from Flintibacter sp. KGMB00164 includes:
- a CDS encoding QueT transporter family protein gives MRKFTTRDLSLAAIIAAVYAVLTLILPIPAFTGIQVRLSEALTVLPFLFPATTPGLVVGCFIANLFSPYSLDVIFGTAATLIACILTRHMPNRYLAPLPPVLCNAVIVGAECAWYQVGGFGPAFWPAYAFNAFTVGFGELLACYILGSVLLAALPRVSFFRAMIPQKRLERLGFDRTAHSLS, from the coding sequence ATGCGCAAATTTACCACCCGAGACCTGTCTCTGGCCGCCATCATCGCGGCGGTGTACGCGGTTCTCACCCTGATCCTGCCTATCCCCGCCTTTACCGGCATCCAGGTGCGCCTGTCCGAGGCCCTCACCGTGCTGCCCTTCCTGTTTCCTGCCACCACGCCGGGACTGGTCGTGGGCTGCTTTATTGCCAACCTGTTTTCCCCCTATTCCCTGGACGTGATCTTCGGTACCGCCGCTACCCTGATTGCCTGCATTCTGACCCGGCACATGCCTAACCGGTATCTGGCTCCCCTGCCCCCGGTTCTGTGCAACGCGGTCATCGTGGGCGCGGAGTGCGCCTGGTATCAGGTGGGAGGCTTTGGTCCCGCCTTCTGGCCCGCCTACGCCTTCAACGCCTTTACCGTGGGCTTTGGGGAACTGCTGGCCTGCTATATCCTGGGCAGCGTGCTGCTGGCCGCCCTGCCTCGGGTGTCCTTCTTCCGGGCGATGATCCCTCAGAAGCGCCTGGAGCGTCTGGGATTTGACCGTACGGCTCACTCGCTTTCTTGA
- the ftsH gene encoding ATP-dependent zinc metalloprotease FtsH: MQEVKKPSKRPLVFYYLIGMLILMVLNMTFFPAVLEKQVQEVSYSTFMSMTYEDNIGLVQIEGDEITFTDKAQEKIYKTTAIDSDTEMVQRVYEHGGDINRIDTQPGLLTSILVGWVLPLVPFLLIGYFIRKRMQKSMGGADGMMFGMGGGSGAKVYVPSSSGIRFADVAGEDEAKELLSEIVDFLHDPAKYAAIGAKLPKGALLVGPPGTGKTLLAKAVAGEANVPFFSIAGSEFVEMFVGRGAAKVRDLFKQANEKAPCIVFIDEIDTIGKKRDGQLAGNDEREQTLNQLLTEMDGFDGSKGVVVLAATNRPDSLDPALLRPGRFDRRIPVELPDLQGRIEILKVHARKIRLAEDVDFEPIAKTAAGASGAELANIVNEAALRAVRSGRQFATQEDLQESVEVVIAGYQKKSRVLSDEEKKIVAYHEVGHALVAALQNHSAPVQKITIIPRTSGALGYTLQVDDGDHFLMSKDELLNKIATYTGGRAAEQLVFHSITTGAFNDIEQATKLARSMISRFGMSEEFGFVAFETVSNQYLGGDASLACSPETQARIDKKVTQLVDEQYQKAMELLKENEGKLHEIAGYLYEHETITGQEFMDILNR; this comes from the coding sequence ATGCAGGAAGTGAAAAAACCTTCCAAGCGCCCCCTAGTTTTCTATTATCTCATTGGTATGCTTATTTTAATGGTGCTGAACATGACGTTTTTCCCGGCAGTGCTGGAAAAACAGGTTCAGGAGGTGAGCTACTCCACCTTCATGTCCATGACCTATGAGGACAACATCGGTCTGGTGCAGATCGAAGGGGATGAGATCACCTTTACCGACAAGGCTCAGGAGAAGATTTACAAGACTACCGCCATCGACAGCGATACCGAGATGGTCCAGCGGGTCTATGAGCACGGCGGCGATATCAACCGCATCGATACCCAGCCCGGACTGCTCACCTCCATTCTGGTGGGGTGGGTGCTGCCACTGGTGCCCTTCCTGCTCATTGGCTACTTTATCCGCAAGCGGATGCAGAAGAGCATGGGCGGCGCGGACGGCATGATGTTCGGTATGGGCGGCGGCTCAGGCGCCAAGGTATATGTCCCCTCCTCCAGCGGCATCCGCTTTGCCGACGTGGCCGGTGAGGACGAGGCCAAGGAGCTGCTCAGCGAAATCGTGGACTTCCTCCACGACCCCGCCAAGTACGCCGCCATCGGCGCCAAGCTGCCCAAGGGTGCGCTGCTGGTAGGCCCTCCGGGCACCGGCAAAACCCTGCTGGCCAAGGCTGTGGCCGGTGAGGCCAACGTCCCCTTCTTCTCCATCGCAGGCAGCGAATTTGTGGAGATGTTCGTAGGCCGGGGCGCCGCCAAGGTGCGCGACCTCTTTAAGCAGGCCAACGAGAAGGCCCCCTGTATCGTCTTTATCGACGAGATCGATACCATCGGCAAAAAGCGTGACGGTCAGCTGGCCGGCAACGACGAACGGGAGCAGACCCTCAACCAGCTGCTCACCGAGATGGACGGCTTTGACGGCTCCAAGGGCGTGGTGGTGCTGGCCGCCACCAACCGCCCCGACAGTCTGGACCCCGCCCTGCTGCGTCCCGGCCGCTTTGACCGGCGTATTCCCGTGGAGCTGCCCGACCTCCAGGGCCGCATTGAGATCCTGAAGGTCCATGCCCGGAAGATCCGTCTGGCGGAGGACGTGGACTTTGAACCTATCGCCAAGACCGCTGCCGGTGCCTCCGGCGCGGAGCTGGCCAATATCGTCAACGAGGCCGCCCTGCGGGCGGTACGGTCGGGACGGCAGTTTGCCACCCAGGAGGACCTGCAGGAGAGCGTGGAGGTGGTCATCGCGGGCTACCAGAAGAAGAGCCGGGTGCTCTCCGACGAGGAGAAAAAGATCGTGGCGTACCACGAGGTGGGCCACGCCCTGGTGGCTGCGCTGCAGAACCACTCCGCTCCGGTGCAGAAGATCACCATTATTCCCCGAACCTCCGGCGCCCTGGGTTATACCCTCCAGGTAGACGACGGCGACCACTTCCTTATGTCCAAGGATGAACTGCTCAACAAGATTGCCACCTACACCGGCGGCCGGGCCGCTGAGCAGCTGGTCTTCCACTCCATCACCACTGGAGCCTTCAACGACATTGAACAGGCCACCAAGCTGGCCCGGTCTATGATCTCCCGCTTCGGCATGAGCGAGGAGTTTGGTTTTGTGGCCTTTGAGACGGTGAGCAACCAGTACCTGGGCGGTGACGCCTCCCTGGCCTGCTCCCCCGAGACCCAGGCCCGTATCGACAAGAAGGTTACCCAGCTGGTGGATGAACAGTACCAGAAGGCTATGGAGCTGCTGAAGGAAAACGAGGGCAAGCTCCATGAAATTGCCGGGTACCTCTATGAGCATGAGACCATCACCGGACAGGAGTTTATGGACATTTTGAATCGGTAA
- a CDS encoding CBS domain-containing protein, which produces MQVKDLMNPSVVTIEPTSSAALAARLLSRHNVGVLPVCGEDRKLRGMVTDRDIVLRCVAAEEDPAQTLVREIMTRGCATVSPQDDCRAATQLMARQQVRRLPVVEGGKLVGIVSLADLARSQCFDMEAAQALGEISENIVRR; this is translated from the coding sequence GTGCAAGTTAAGGATCTGATGAACCCCAGTGTGGTCACCATTGAACCCACCTCCTCCGCCGCCCTGGCCGCCCGGCTCCTGAGCCGTCACAACGTGGGCGTGCTGCCGGTGTGCGGGGAGGACCGGAAGCTGCGTGGCATGGTCACCGACCGGGATATCGTACTGCGCTGTGTGGCCGCCGAGGAGGACCCCGCCCAGACCCTGGTGCGGGAGATCATGACCCGGGGGTGCGCCACGGTGTCGCCCCAGGACGACTGCCGGGCCGCCACCCAGCTCATGGCCCGCCAGCAGGTGCGCCGCCTGCCGGTGGTGGAGGGAGGAAAGCTGGTGGGCATCGTCTCTCTGGCCGACCTGGCCCGCAGCCAGTGCTTTGATATGGAGGCCGCTCAGGCGCTGGGGGAGATTTCGGAAAACATCGTCCGCCGGTAA
- a CDS encoding CvpA family protein, producing the protein MNNEGKKPRKNLSKPGKILINLLVTAVVGFIYFYLGLPAINLQSPDFYSFIFVLCLAYVASALVTSGFRDGKTSGKARVGDYFRFIKQQCLPVGIFMVLLVVVALVGQIISLPIFRAGAYRDLLTVENGTFAEDISQISFDKIPTLDRDSAEYLGDRQMGTLSDMVSQFEYPSKQSVQINYQGRPVRVSPIAYADLIKWFTNRGEGLPAYVVVDMVTQEASVVRLQEGMKYSFSEPLNRNIMRHLRFQYPTYMFDSPKFEIDEDGQPWWIAPRVVKTIGLFGGTDIKGAVLCNAITGESTYYDIADVPSWVDNVYTPQLIMEQYDYHGTLINGFINSVLGQRDVTVTTEGYNYIALNDDVYVYTGVTSANADQSNLGFLLSNQRTKETRFYDAPGATEYAAMSSAQGVVQDLGYTATFPLLLNIAGEPTYFIPLKDQSSLVKMYAMVNVAQYQIVATGTTVSQCEQTYVRQLSDKGITKPEEVPQTTAQGTVAEIRSAVLDGNTYYFVRLDGEQVFYSLSAAKNELAVILNVGDKVTIEHAATEEGGSILDGYSLTIDGRAASNQADTGENTAQPAA; encoded by the coding sequence TTGAATAACGAAGGAAAAAAGCCCCGGAAAAACCTGAGCAAACCGGGCAAGATCCTCATCAACCTGCTGGTGACGGCGGTGGTAGGCTTTATCTACTTCTATCTGGGCCTGCCCGCTATTAATCTGCAGTCTCCGGACTTTTACAGCTTCATTTTTGTGCTGTGTCTGGCCTATGTGGCCTCTGCCCTGGTGACCTCCGGTTTCCGGGACGGCAAGACCTCCGGCAAGGCCCGGGTGGGAGACTACTTCCGCTTTATCAAGCAGCAGTGCCTGCCGGTGGGCATCTTTATGGTGCTGCTGGTAGTGGTGGCCCTGGTGGGCCAGATCATCTCTCTGCCCATCTTCCGGGCGGGAGCCTACCGGGATCTGCTCACTGTGGAGAACGGCACCTTTGCCGAGGATATCAGCCAGATCTCCTTTGACAAGATCCCCACCCTGGACCGGGACAGCGCCGAGTACCTGGGCGACCGGCAGATGGGTACCCTCAGCGACATGGTCAGCCAGTTTGAGTACCCCTCCAAGCAGTCGGTGCAGATCAACTATCAGGGCCGGCCGGTGCGGGTCTCCCCCATTGCCTACGCCGACCTCATCAAGTGGTTTACCAACCGTGGCGAGGGTCTGCCCGCCTATGTGGTGGTGGACATGGTGACCCAGGAAGCCAGTGTGGTGCGTCTCCAGGAGGGCATGAAGTACTCCTTCTCCGAGCCCCTGAACCGCAACATTATGCGCCATCTCCGCTTCCAGTATCCCACTTATATGTTCGATAGCCCCAAGTTTGAAATCGACGAGGATGGCCAGCCCTGGTGGATCGCGCCCCGTGTGGTGAAGACCATCGGCCTGTTCGGCGGCACCGACATTAAGGGCGCGGTGCTCTGTAACGCCATCACCGGCGAGAGCACTTACTACGACATTGCCGACGTGCCCAGCTGGGTGGACAACGTGTACACCCCCCAGCTCATTATGGAGCAGTACGACTACCATGGCACCCTTATCAACGGCTTTATCAACTCCGTGCTGGGTCAGCGGGACGTGACGGTGACTACCGAAGGGTATAACTACATCGCCCTCAACGACGATGTGTATGTGTACACCGGCGTCACCTCCGCCAACGCCGACCAGTCCAACCTGGGCTTCCTGCTGAGCAACCAGCGCACCAAGGAGACCCGTTTCTACGACGCCCCCGGCGCCACCGAGTACGCGGCCATGTCGTCGGCCCAGGGTGTGGTGCAGGATCTGGGCTACACTGCTACCTTCCCTCTGCTGCTCAACATCGCCGGGGAGCCCACCTACTTCATCCCCCTGAAGGACCAGAGCAGTCTGGTGAAGATGTACGCCATGGTCAACGTGGCCCAGTATCAGATCGTGGCCACCGGCACCACTGTATCCCAGTGTGAGCAGACCTATGTGCGCCAGCTCTCGGACAAGGGCATCACCAAGCCGGAAGAGGTGCCTCAGACCACCGCCCAGGGCACCGTGGCGGAGATCCGCTCCGCTGTGCTGGACGGCAACACCTACTACTTTGTCCGCCTGGACGGCGAGCAGGTCTTCTACTCCCTGTCGGCGGCCAAGAATGAACTGGCTGTCATTCTGAACGTGGGTGACAAGGTGACCATTGAGCACGCAGCTACTGAGGAGGGCGGCTCCATTCTGGACGGTTACTCCCTGACCATCGATGGCCGTGCCGCGTCCAACCAGGCCGACACAGGCGAGAATACCGCCCAGCCGGCGGCATAA
- a CDS encoding ROK family protein, translating into MSYRIACIDLGGTMIKSGLWDGTALSHTQQTPTHAQEGAQAVLDRVITLVRAMGPIDGVGLSTAGEVEPESGRILLCDNIPGYTGMEVGRLLTQELGVPAAVENDVNAAALGEAFHGAAQGARHSLMVSYGTGVGGACILNGQLYRGMASAGEFGGMLVHPEDLQADDRGSGSYERYASTTALVRMARELDPTLTDGRAIFARLDEPAVSQLVDRWCGEVALGLVGLIHAFAPERVILGGGVMEAPQVLPRVEARVHPLLKSSFLGCRLAAAQLGNRASMIGMGCTVQQNLN; encoded by the coding sequence ATGTCTTATCGCATTGCCTGCATTGATTTAGGCGGCACAATGATTAAAAGCGGCCTGTGGGACGGAACTGCACTGTCTCACACCCAGCAGACCCCCACCCACGCCCAGGAGGGCGCCCAGGCGGTGCTGGACCGGGTGATTACTCTGGTCCGTGCTATGGGCCCCATTGACGGGGTAGGCCTGTCCACCGCCGGAGAAGTAGAGCCGGAGAGTGGCCGTATTCTATTATGTGACAATATCCCCGGTTACACCGGCATGGAGGTGGGCCGTCTGCTCACTCAGGAGCTGGGAGTGCCGGCCGCAGTGGAAAACGATGTCAACGCTGCCGCTCTGGGCGAGGCCTTCCACGGCGCGGCCCAGGGGGCCCGCCACAGCCTTATGGTCAGCTATGGTACCGGAGTAGGCGGAGCTTGCATTCTGAATGGGCAGCTCTACCGGGGCATGGCCAGCGCCGGAGAATTCGGCGGCATGTTGGTCCACCCGGAGGATCTGCAGGCCGATGACCGGGGTTCGGGCAGCTATGAGCGTTACGCCAGCACCACCGCCTTGGTCCGCATGGCCCGGGAACTAGATCCCACCCTCACCGATGGCCGCGCTATCTTTGCCCGCCTGGATGAGCCTGCTGTGTCCCAGTTGGTGGACCGCTGGTGCGGCGAGGTGGCTTTGGGTCTGGTCGGCCTGATCCACGCCTTTGCCCCGGAGCGGGTAATTTTAGGCGGCGGGGTCATGGAGGCCCCACAGGTCCTGCCCCGGGTGGAGGCTCGGGTCCATCCCCTACTGAAGTCCAGCTTCTTGGGCTGCCGTCTGGCCGCTGCTCAGCTGGGCAACCGGGCCAGCATGATCGGCATGGGCTGTACCGTCCAACAAAATCTGAACTAA
- a CDS encoding nicotinate phosphoribosyltransferase → MKAKTNLTMLCDFYELTMGNGYFQTGLADRICYFDVFYRSVPDKGGFAIAAGLAQVVEYIENLCFDEEDIAYLQSKGCFAPEFLDYLRTFRFTGDIWAVPEGTPIFPGEPILTVRAPAIQAQFIETFVLLCLNHQCLIATKSNRIVRAAEGRPVAEFGSRRAHGPDGALLGARASYIAGCSATACTMADQHYGSPATGTMAHSWVQMFPDEYTAFKTYCQLYPENAILLVDTYNVLKSGVPNAIRAFKEVLEPMGITKCGIRLDSGDLTYLSRKAREMLDEAGLTSCKIFASNALDEYIIRDLVRQGARIDSFGVGERLITSRSEPVFGGVYKLVAIEDESGNIIPKIKISENAAKITTPHFKKIYRIFSKDTGKAEADLICLHNEEFDFTQPLELFDPDATWKRKTYTDYEARELMVPIFLNGELVYQVPDLQASRSYCQRQVDSLWDEVKRFENPHNYYVDLSQKLWDIKQNLLNSHDMH, encoded by the coding sequence ATGAAAGCAAAAACAAACCTGACCATGCTCTGCGACTTCTACGAGCTGACCATGGGCAACGGCTATTTCCAGACCGGACTGGCCGACCGGATCTGTTACTTTGACGTGTTTTACCGCTCCGTCCCCGACAAGGGAGGCTTCGCCATTGCGGCGGGCCTGGCCCAGGTGGTGGAGTACATCGAGAACCTGTGCTTTGACGAGGAGGACATCGCTTACCTCCAGTCCAAGGGCTGCTTTGCCCCGGAGTTTTTAGATTATCTGCGCACCTTCCGCTTTACCGGCGACATCTGGGCTGTGCCCGAGGGCACCCCCATCTTCCCCGGTGAACCCATCCTTACCGTGCGCGCCCCCGCCATCCAGGCCCAGTTTATTGAGACTTTTGTCCTGCTGTGCCTCAACCACCAGTGCCTCATCGCCACCAAGTCCAACCGCATCGTCCGGGCCGCCGAGGGCCGCCCGGTGGCGGAATTCGGCTCCCGCCGGGCCCACGGCCCCGACGGCGCTCTGCTGGGCGCCCGGGCCAGCTACATCGCCGGCTGCTCCGCCACCGCCTGCACCATGGCCGACCAGCACTACGGCTCTCCCGCCACCGGCACCATGGCCCACTCCTGGGTGCAGATGTTCCCCGACGAGTACACCGCCTTCAAGACCTACTGCCAGCTCTATCCGGAAAACGCCATCCTGCTGGTGGACACCTATAACGTGCTGAAATCCGGTGTGCCCAATGCCATCCGTGCCTTCAAAGAGGTGCTGGAGCCCATGGGCATCACCAAGTGCGGTATCCGCCTGGACTCCGGCGACCTCACCTACCTGTCCCGGAAGGCCCGGGAGATGCTGGACGAGGCGGGTCTTACCAGCTGCAAGATTTTTGCCTCCAACGCCCTGGACGAGTACATCATTCGGGACCTGGTTCGCCAGGGCGCCCGTATCGACTCCTTCGGCGTGGGCGAGCGGCTCATCACCTCCCGCTCCGAGCCGGTGTTCGGCGGGGTGTATAAGCTGGTGGCCATCGAGGATGAGAGCGGCAATATCATTCCCAAGATCAAGATCAGCGAAAATGCCGCCAAGATCACCACCCCCCACTTCAAAAAGATCTACCGTATCTTCTCCAAGGACACGGGCAAGGCGGAGGCCGATCTCATCTGCCTGCACAACGAGGAGTTTGACTTCACCCAGCCTCTGGAGCTCTTTGACCCCGACGCCACCTGGAAGCGCAAGACCTACACCGACTATGAGGCCCGGGAGCTGATGGTCCCCATTTTCCTGAACGGCGAACTGGTCTATCAGGTGCCCGACCTCCAGGCCAGCCGCTCCTACTGCCAGCGGCAGGTGGATTCCCTGTGGGACGAGGTAAAGCGCTTTGAGAATCCCCACAACTACTATGTGGACCTGAGCCAGAAGCTGTGGGACATCAAGCAGAACCTCCTCAACAGCCACGACATGCACTAA
- a CDS encoding rubrerythrin family protein, with the protein MDVPSRTLENLARGLAEKNLARSRYMLAAGAAHRDGLAVVELLFVRTAEQERVHGRQFARLSQELGGEHVRAEGAYPLEMEQDTVQWLRRAKEEEDREAREWREFARQAREDGVPQAADLFERVAQVDETHGDRFARWAGRLEDGELFARPLPCLWRCTVCGHTQYEEGAPERCPLCLGPQSQFLALEGEDWF; encoded by the coding sequence ATGGATGTGCCCAGCCGTACTCTGGAGAATCTGGCCCGGGGGCTGGCGGAGAAAAATCTGGCCCGCAGCCGGTATATGCTGGCGGCGGGAGCGGCCCACCGGGATGGGCTGGCGGTGGTGGAGCTGCTGTTTGTGCGCACGGCGGAGCAGGAGCGGGTCCATGGACGGCAGTTCGCCCGGCTGAGCCAGGAGCTGGGGGGCGAACATGTGCGGGCCGAGGGGGCCTATCCCCTGGAGATGGAGCAGGATACCGTGCAGTGGCTGCGCCGGGCTAAAGAGGAGGAGGACCGGGAGGCAAGAGAGTGGCGGGAGTTTGCCCGCCAGGCCCGGGAGGACGGAGTACCTCAGGCCGCAGACCTGTTTGAGCGGGTAGCCCAGGTGGACGAAACCCACGGGGACCGGTTTGCCCGGTGGGCTGGGCGGCTGGAGGATGGGGAGCTGTTTGCCCGACCTCTCCCCTGCCTGTGGCGGTGCACTGTCTGCGGCCACACCCAGTATGAGGAGGGGGCGCCGGAGCGCTGTCCGCTGTGTCTGGGACCGCAGAGCCAGTTTCTGGCACTGGAGGGGGAGGACTGGTTTTAA
- the glf gene encoding UDP-galactopyranose mutase yields the protein MERTFDALVVGAGYAGAVCARQLAEQGSKRVLVLERRDHIGGNAYDCLDQAGVLIHQYGPHIFHTNDKRVFDWLSRFTPWRDYQHRVIANIPDNAGGRMTYPVPFNLTSLETAFGPKEGKRLGDKLLAEYGAEQKVTILELRQNADPEIAALADYVYEHVFVHYTMKQWGQKPEEIDPNTTARVPVFLSRDDRYFQDAFQGMPQEGYTPMFERMLDHPNITVELGCDALKRLDVSGEQIKVDGEVFDGPVIYTGQADELFGFQFGPLPYRTLDFRFETLPQDDFQGYGTVNYTVDEDYTRITEFKHLTGQKVPGKTTIVKEYSRAYTGAPGEIPYYAIINPDNNARYGQYKALAEKFSNLHLLGRLAEYKYYNMDAIAGRALDLAEELLK from the coding sequence TTGGAGCGTACCTTTGACGCGCTGGTGGTCGGCGCGGGTTATGCCGGGGCGGTGTGCGCCCGGCAGTTGGCAGAGCAGGGCAGCAAGCGGGTGCTGGTGCTGGAGCGCCGGGACCATATCGGCGGCAACGCCTACGACTGTCTGGACCAGGCCGGCGTGCTCATTCACCAGTACGGCCCCCATATCTTCCACACCAACGACAAGCGGGTCTTTGACTGGCTGTCCCGGTTTACCCCCTGGCGGGACTACCAGCACCGGGTCATCGCCAACATCCCCGACAATGCCGGGGGCCGCATGACCTACCCGGTTCCCTTCAACCTTACCTCCCTGGAGACCGCCTTTGGTCCCAAGGAGGGCAAGCGCCTGGGAGACAAGCTGCTGGCCGAGTACGGCGCGGAGCAAAAGGTGACCATTCTGGAGCTGCGGCAGAACGCCGACCCGGAGATCGCCGCTCTGGCCGACTATGTGTACGAGCACGTGTTTGTCCACTACACCATGAAGCAGTGGGGACAAAAGCCGGAGGAGATCGACCCCAACACCACCGCCCGGGTGCCGGTGTTCCTCTCCCGGGATGACCGCTACTTCCAGGATGCCTTCCAGGGCATGCCTCAGGAGGGCTACACCCCCATGTTTGAGCGGATGCTGGACCATCCCAACATCACCGTGGAGCTGGGCTGCGACGCCCTGAAGCGGCTGGATGTGAGCGGAGAGCAGATCAAGGTGGACGGCGAAGTCTTTGACGGCCCTGTCATCTACACCGGCCAGGCCGACGAGCTCTTTGGCTTCCAGTTTGGTCCCCTCCCCTACCGCACCCTGGACTTCCGCTTCGAGACCCTTCCCCAGGACGACTTCCAGGGCTACGGCACGGTGAACTACACCGTGGACGAGGACTATACCCGCATCACCGAGTTTAAGCACCTCACCGGACAGAAGGTGCCCGGGAAGACCACCATCGTGAAGGAGTACTCCCGCGCCTATACCGGAGCGCCGGGAGAGATCCCCTACTACGCCATCATTAACCCAGACAACAATGCCCGGTACGGCCAGTACAAGGCGCTGGCGGAGAAGTTCAGCAACCTCCACCTGCTGGGCCGCCTGGCGGAGTACAAGTACTACAACATGGACGCCATCGCCGGCCGGGCGCTGGACCTGGCTGAAGAGCTGCTGAAGTGA
- a CDS encoding glycosyltransferase, with product MDKLITFAVPCYNSAAYMEHCVETLLQGGDDIEIILVDDGSTKDDTPAICDRYQEQYPDIVRAIHQPNGGHGEGVNQGIRNARGIYYKVVDSDDWVDVPSLHKALDKLRQFVRDNKLVDMMICNYVYEHAETNTQRVMHYRNVFPRNKVFGWDQIGRFRPSQYLLMHSVIYRTQLLRDCNLELPKHTFYVDNIFVYQPLPYVKNMYYLDVDLYRYFIGRSDQSVNEKVMVTRVDQQLRVTYHMIDSHDLRQVSAEHKKLGRYMFNYLAMMMAISSIFLVIDSSPEALGKRTQLWEYLRTVDSGIYHKMKYRAVSAFTAFPGYQGRKLSVGLYRLARKIYKFN from the coding sequence ATGGATAAGCTGATTACCTTTGCCGTCCCCTGTTATAACTCCGCTGCCTATATGGAGCACTGCGTGGAGACCCTGCTCCAGGGCGGCGACGACATCGAGATCATCCTGGTGGACGACGGCTCCACCAAGGACGATACCCCCGCCATCTGCGACCGCTACCAGGAGCAGTACCCCGACATCGTCCGGGCCATCCACCAGCCCAACGGCGGCCACGGTGAGGGCGTCAACCAGGGCATCCGCAACGCCCGGGGCATCTACTACAAGGTGGTGGACTCCGACGACTGGGTAGACGTGCCCTCCCTGCACAAGGCGCTGGACAAGCTGCGCCAGTTCGTTCGGGACAACAAGCTGGTGGACATGATGATCTGCAACTATGTCTACGAGCACGCTGAGACCAACACCCAGCGGGTGATGCACTACCGCAACGTATTCCCCCGCAATAAGGTGTTCGGCTGGGACCAGATTGGCCGCTTCCGTCCCTCCCAGTACCTGCTGATGCATTCGGTCATCTACCGCACCCAGCTGCTGCGGGACTGCAACCTGGAGCTGCCCAAGCACACCTTCTATGTGGACAACATCTTCGTCTACCAGCCCCTGCCCTATGTGAAGAACATGTACTACCTGGATGTGGACCTGTACCGCTACTTCATCGGCCGCTCCGACCAGAGCGTCAACGAGAAGGTGATGGTCACCCGGGTGGACCAGCAGCTGCGGGTCACCTACCACATGATCGACTCCCACGACCTGCGCCAGGTTTCTGCGGAGCACAAGAAGCTGGGCCGGTATATGTTCAACTACCTGGCTATGATGATGGCCATTTCCTCCATCTTCCTGGTCATTGACAGCTCCCCCGAGGCGCTGGGTAAGCGCACTCAGCTGTGGGAGTATCTGCGTACCGTGGACTCCGGCATCTACCACAAGATGAAGTACCGCGCTGTGTCCGCCTTTACTGCCTTCCCCGGCTATCAGGGACGGAAGCTGTCGGTGGGGCTTTATCGCCTGGCAAGAAAAATTTATAAATTCAATTAA